A genomic segment from Acyrthosiphon pisum isolate AL4f chromosome A3, pea_aphid_22Mar2018_4r6ur, whole genome shotgun sequence encodes:
- the LOC115034459 gene encoding alpha-N-acetylgalactosaminidase-like, translating into MAAFQWITALTVFQLLTSSFCLENGLARTPPMGWLAWERFRCNTDCKNDPDNCISEKLFRTMTDLVISEGYAAAGYEYINVDDCWLDFARTYDGRLQPDAKRFPRGMADLSEYVSTCTYTYILYSDLNSIKSR; encoded by the exons ATGGCAGCTTTTCAATGGATAACAGCCTTAACGGTGTTCCAACTGCTGACAAGCAGTTTTTGTCTGGAAAACGGTTTAGCCAGGACACCACCGATGGGATGGTTGGCGTGGGAGAGATTTAGATGTAACACTGATTGCAAAAACGATCCTGACAACTGtataag CGAGAAACTCTTTAGGACCATGACGGACCTTGTGATATCCGAAGGGTACGCTGCTGCCGGTTACGAGTACATAAACGTGGACGACTGTTGGTTGGACTTTGCAAGGACGTACGATGGTAGACTACAGCCCGACGCCAAACGGTTCCCCAGAGGAATGGCCGACCTATCCGAATACGTGAGTacctgtacctatacatatatattatactccgaCTTAAATTCTATTAAATCGCGATAA